The segment CCTTGCAAGCATGTGAGACATACCACCTAGGTCCAGGATGAATTCTATGTTCCTTGTTATAAGAACACTAACATTCAccatttaatttaaattatcTTAAGAATATGTGTAGCTGGTCTTGATATCAATTTTTGAGCAGCGCATAGATCTGCAGATGACTAAAACGACAATTTTTTGCAAATTAAAGACTAAAATTTTATCTATTGAGTTTATTTCTTGCTCAAGTTTACCTAAATGTATATATCAGGTAATTAGAGGCTAGTATATTGTTGGGATCTTTTAAATGGAGTTATAGTACTTGCTAGTTGCTGCTTGCACTATCTAAATGTGTATGTATATCATGCAATTGATGTGAGATCTATATTGATCAAATTTAGACTTGAGTGACATGTGCAGTAGTCACTGTAAATGTGTAGCTTGTAGGATGCTTTTGTAAGTTACATTTGAAACACACAAAATTGAGAAATTGAAATTCTACCAGAACCTAGGTTATAGTAGTTTCAGCACCAAGTCAGCGTATGCAATATAAGAATGAAAGATTGACATTTTGCCATGAATGGGTAAACACATTAGTATTCCACAGATCTCTTGAGCATCATGCCAGATTTATATAAAAGTTAAATTGATGATACTAATTCAGGCCATGGAATTCAGTCCTTTCATATGTTTAAGCATACATGGCTTTCAATGTGCAGGCTGAATGCAATTCGATTGGAGGAGAAGGAGAATCAAGAGAAGGAATTACGCGCCCAGATCATCCAAGAAGGTGAAGATTATATAAAAGCTTTCCATGAAAAGAGACTACGCAACATTGAGACAAACAAACTCACCAATAGAGAAGGCGAGAAGGTAATTTTCCTCTAAACCACCattcatatcatatcatcataAAATTCATTCTTTAATGTTATGAAATTATTATGTTATTGAAGTTGGTATGTTATGAATTTATTACAAGAAGAAAGTTTTGGAATTGTAATGTAGATGTATGTGGCGAAGCAAGAGACATTCCACAAAGAAGCTGATAAACAATACTGGAAAGCAATAGCAGAGCTGATCCCACGTGAAGTTCCCAACATTGAAAAGAGAGGCAAAAAGGACAAGGACAAGAAACCATCAATCACAATTGTCCAAGGACCCAAACCTGGAAAACCCACTGATCTTTCAAGGTTGCGTCACATCCTTGTCAAACTCAAACACACACCACCCGCCCATATggtcccaccaccaccaccaccacctgccgCCACCAAAGACGGAAAGGAAGGAGCCAAAGATGAGAAAACGGTTGCTGCTGCTGCTAAAGACGGAAAGGATGCGGCGGCAGCTACTGAAACAGTGGCGGCGGTTTCAAATGGTACTACTGAAGCTCCTCCGGCTGCTGCACCGGTGGTTGCTTAAATCATTTCTTTTCTGATATAAAAAGATTACAGGTTAGTTTTTGGACCATTCTGTCTATGATATGAACTCGTATAATTTGGTGCTTCTGTGTTATGATTAGTCTGTTATGTTTCTGTGTTTCCCGGAGAACTGTTACTGTTACTACTTGTTTAAAGTTTGTTATTACTGTGGTGTAAgagctttttctttttcttttgcttTTGCTTATATGATGTTAATGGTTTTGACTTTTGAgatattatttgattttttttttcttttttcttttttgctaTGTGTGAATGTGATGCAAAAGGTGATATTTGCAATTTTGAATCCTGATAGTTGAACTTCACAGTATTTCGTTTTTTGGTTTCTGACTTACATGATTACCTTGGCGTTCAAAATTCGGATTTAGAACTTGGTCAAAAAATATTGTCCTTGAATGTAATTTGAAATCACTTAAAGTTTTTGTAATGAACATGGATTTGGGTTTTATACTCTACCAAAAGTTCTAAACAGACATGTATTGATTGCAAAATTGGAGGTGAGTATTAGAGGTGCACATCTCAAGCCAGTTTTTTCATTTTTGAGAACCAATGGAAAAAAACTTGACCGATTAAGTTAAAACCAACTGCTGGTTTGGAATAGGTTTTATTGTATAACTAAAACCGGTTTTTTTTCATGGTTTTTCTTCTATAACCAAACcgaactgttttttttttttttttatgtaatttcACTTCCAAAAAACTTCAACTGATTATAACCTAAATTGGTCTAGAGAAAAACTGGTTTCTAAAAAACCAAAACCCGTTTGAAAGCAGTATCTGTGAGCCTCTAGTTAGTACTGAACTGGCGAACAAAACCGAGTtttttaagggtccaaaaccagTTTTGGGCCGAACCAAAATACATCAATGGGCCCAAGAGCAACCGATCTTGGGTTTCCTCCTGCTGTCGTCCCATAACTCCAAACGGATTTATCTCATTAAGTGAGTGTTTGATTTAGCTTTTTACAGCCAAAAGtcttttttggaaaagaaaaaaaagcaaaagatgtttggcaaactagTTTTAAAAGTCACTTTTAAAGTTTTTTACACAAGAAAAAAGAACTTTTTAGAAAAGTCAGaaaatcctgactttttgtaacttttctaaAAAGGATTTTTGGGgtttgaaaagctaagccaaacaccccctaagtgtGTAAATGTGTGATCTGTTGACAGGCATATTTGGGTTGGATACAAACTGGTAAATCGGATAATCCAAATGCTCtaccttttattttgaaaaataaagttaactTCAATCAAATCgatatttatattataaattttggTATTTACCAGATCTATTTACCGATCCGCTAGATGATTCCCTTGTGAAAACATCATTTATTTTAAGAAATCATGAAAACTGTTGCGATCGGTTCAAGCACCGGTTCCAACATTCCGTCAACTTGTTAGTTCCATTTTCAGGACAATTTCTGTAATTTTTGCACTGGTACTTGTTGATGTTCACTCCATTTGTCAAATAAAAACAATGAAGTTAATGTGATAGAACATAAATATTTATGTTGAACAATATTTATGAAATATTGTTACTTGACAATTGAGACGAAAATACAAATAAAAGAACCAAGAACACGAAATCACAAAATTGAAAATCCAAGAACGGAAAATTTATGGAAAATACAAGATTAGTGAATTTTTTTAGTTGTCTTGAGAGTAAACCAGCCCATCTTTGTTTACACACAGAGTAGATGAACAAAATGGTAAAAAAAGTGAAAAATGGCCTCACAATTCCTCACAATGGCTGGTGGACTGACGGGCCTCCAACTGATCTTCCATAACCGCTCAATTTTTTTAACTTATCTCGGGGAATCAGCCCAAATTGGATATCCATGAATCTGTGTCTATAATGAGATACCCATGTTCAATAGAGTTAGATTTATCTAATTCGACTTTGAATGACAAATAATGAATCAAAACTTTGTTTTATACATTTTTGAGTTGATCTTAGGGAAATTGATATTGTAGTACAACAAAGTTTTAAGCTTGTCCCAGATTGATCACCcaagttattattttttttttctttttggataATAGTCTCTTAACTTTCAAATTACATGTCAATTATGCCATTTTGAGCAAGAGAACTGGACGACCCGGTTATATTGCTTACGTGTTAATTATAAATACGAATAAAAAGAAAATCGAAGGCCACATTGGCAATTCCATGTAATTATCAAGTTAAATGAGACGAGTGTAAAAGAGAGGAACTTAAGTTCAACTTTTCTTTGTCGTTTTCATTAGCAATACTCCAAAACCTCGACCaagagctagggtttacaagtaCTCCATAGAATGAAGTAAAGTAGGAGGAAACCGAAGTTATGTCAACCTCGAACCCCCATGCGATATGTCCAATA is part of the Lactuca sativa cultivar Salinas chromosome 7, Lsat_Salinas_v11, whole genome shotgun sequence genome and harbors:
- the LOC111903984 gene encoding clathrin light chain 1, which translates into the protein MSSFDTFSVDGEESTTIPSSGQFDEGYFDNNDSYSNFSTADTPAYQFPADGEHVSHQSVDSADPFGFGSNPDADQYSQPPQTSSPFDSSSIPISNGVSQDYDVGEDADGLFSSDGPVLPPPSEMREEGFALREWRRLNAIRLEEKENQEKELRAQIIQEGEDYIKAFHEKRLRNIETNKLTNREGEKMYVAKQETFHKEADKQYWKAIAELIPREVPNIEKRGKKDKDKKPSITIVQGPKPGKPTDLSRLRHILVKLKHTPPAHMVPPPPPPPAATKDGKEGAKDEKTVAAAAKDGKDAAAATETVAAVSNGTTEAPPAAAPVVA